The Alphaproteobacteria bacterium SS10 genome includes a region encoding these proteins:
- a CDS encoding AzlC family ABC transporter permease, whose product MAEDQHAQNTTQDSPNTWREFGKGVLDMAPLLIGLVPFALVFGALAADRGMSPLEVGLMSGLVIAGGSQFVALELWADPLPVLLLGLSALLVNSRHILMGATVAPQVKGWSPGTRYLALFLMVDELWALALRRSRVATLTPGYWFGLAIVLCPAWVALTVIGAIGGGFLPENAAHDYGLDFALAAVFLALLKDFWQGPRISLAPWVTSALVAVAVHQIFPGPWYVAAGAVAGLLVALIQPPVPKATADEGVSS is encoded by the coding sequence ATGGCAGAAGACCAACACGCGCAAAACACAACCCAAGACAGCCCGAACACCTGGCGAGAGTTTGGTAAGGGCGTGCTCGATATGGCGCCCCTCCTCATCGGTTTGGTGCCATTTGCCCTCGTCTTTGGGGCGCTGGCCGCTGATCGCGGCATGTCACCGCTTGAGGTTGGGCTGATGAGTGGGCTGGTGATCGCCGGTGGCTCACAGTTCGTGGCGCTTGAGCTTTGGGCCGATCCGCTGCCCGTCCTACTGCTTGGCCTCTCGGCCCTACTCGTCAATTCTCGCCACATTCTAATGGGTGCCACCGTTGCCCCGCAGGTCAAAGGCTGGTCGCCCGGCACCCGGTATCTGGCCCTGTTTCTGATGGTGGATGAGCTTTGGGCCCTGGCCCTGCGACGCAGTCGGGTCGCCACGCTGACCCCGGGTTATTGGTTTGGACTTGCCATTGTGTTGTGTCCCGCCTGGGTGGCGCTGACCGTGATCGGGGCAATTGGTGGTGGCTTCCTGCCGGAGAATGCGGCCCATGATTATGGCCTCGATTTCGCCCTCGCGGCGGTCTTCCTCGCCCTGCTGAAGGATTTCTGGCAGGGCCCGCGGATTAGTTTAGCGCCCTGGGTCACCAGCGCGTTGGTGGCCGTCGCCGTGCATCAGATTTTCCCTGGCCCCTGGTATGTGGCGGCGGGTGCCGTCGCTGGCCTACTCGTCGCCCTGATCCAACCACCAGTGCCCAAAGCCACTGCGGATGAGGGGGTGTCATCATGA
- a CDS encoding TerB family tellurite resistance protein — MGALEARLGILSKITTLIGHTDEPPVWGQQAAKPMSDGALYAEPPIDLGAVDLCGINGVDVQLSDGWTATDGDLCGTEMMLRFADGAQHRVRVMLLLRHPDDGVVIVAHCFEVAETRYFPVSAIDAVVEKTGEAASAPEFLRNALQVDLETGDKAGAGVEARRRFADGWRILAAIAHADGFMDDREVDVITDYLGSECELLRMAWGEEDDAAMFAFIRRQRPGAALLGHCLAGLEEAGEEACERLVEFAYDLMESDGVVDETEAALLDEIEAALDAAMMAAEDGDDDLLDEGDELAEPRAE, encoded by the coding sequence ATGGGCGCTCTGGAGGCCAGATTGGGCATCCTGTCAAAAATCACGACCTTAATCGGGCATACCGATGAGCCACCGGTTTGGGGCCAACAGGCCGCAAAACCGATGTCTGATGGCGCGCTTTATGCCGAGCCACCAATCGATTTAGGCGCGGTTGATCTGTGCGGCATCAATGGTGTGGATGTTCAACTCAGTGATGGTTGGACCGCAACCGATGGTGACCTTTGCGGCACGGAGATGATGCTGCGCTTCGCCGATGGTGCGCAGCACCGCGTGCGGGTCATGCTGCTGCTGCGCCACCCGGATGATGGGGTGGTAATCGTTGCCCATTGTTTTGAAGTGGCGGAAACGCGCTACTTCCCCGTCTCCGCCATTGATGCGGTGGTTGAGAAAACCGGAGAGGCGGCAAGCGCACCAGAGTTCCTGCGCAATGCGCTGCAGGTTGATCTTGAGACAGGGGACAAGGCTGGCGCTGGGGTTGAGGCACGGCGCCGCTTTGCCGATGGCTGGCGTATTCTGGCCGCCATTGCCCATGCCGATGGATTTATGGATGACCGGGAAGTCGACGTGATCACCGACTATCTTGGCTCTGAATGCGAGTTACTGCGCATGGCCTGGGGTGAGGAAGATGACGCAGCGATGTTTGCGTTCATCCGTCGTCAGCGCCCGGGTGCAGCCTTGCTGGGGCATTGCCTAGCCGGGCTTGAAGAGGCCGGGGAAGAGGCTTGCGAACGCTTAGTCGAATTCGCCTATGACCTGATGGAATCTGACGGTGTGGTTGATGAGACCGAGGCCGCATTGCTGGATGAGATTGAGGCCGCCCTCGATGCCGCGATGATGGCTGCTGAGGATGGGGATGATGACCTCCTCGATGAGGGTGACGAGCTGGCCGAGCCTCGCGCTGAATAA
- a CDS encoding AzlD domain-containing protein — translation MTISTAALAAILLMAIATYLTRIGGVLLIQYVPIRGRLATALEAMPGAILIAVIAPIALATGWPETIAAAIVLVAAIKLHTALVVLVGMASAGLLRALAGI, via the coding sequence ATGACGATTAGCACCGCGGCGCTGGCGGCCATCTTGCTGATGGCCATTGCTACCTATCTCACCCGGATTGGTGGGGTGCTGCTGATCCAATATGTGCCGATCCGGGGGCGCCTTGCGACTGCGCTTGAGGCGATGCCTGGCGCCATCCTGATCGCGGTGATCGCACCGATTGCACTCGCCACCGGTTGGCCGGAGACCATTGCGGCCGCCATCGTGTTGGTCGCGGCCATCAAGCTGCACACCGCACTCGTCGTACTGGTCGGTATGGCTAGCGCGGGGCTGCTGCGGGCGCTGGCTGGGATTTAG
- a CDS encoding thermonuclease family protein translates to MRIIFLTLGLALIWVTSASQPAIGAESQIAALVTRVIDGDTIEVEAMPWPGMRIDARIRLPDIQAPETFRPACEAERQRGEAATRWLRDRVEGQTVWLTNVRPGKYGGRFIAEVHDGRGDLATALVTAGIAEPWDGRTSTKPQFCQVSARHLVE, encoded by the coding sequence ATGAGGATTATTTTCCTGACACTAGGTCTGGCGCTGATTTGGGTAACGAGCGCATCACAACCGGCAATCGGGGCGGAAAGCCAGATTGCGGCGCTGGTTACCCGTGTCATTGACGGCGATACGATTGAGGTTGAGGCGATGCCATGGCCCGGCATGCGCATCGACGCCCGCATTCGCCTACCGGACATCCAGGCCCCGGAGACATTCCGCCCAGCCTGTGAGGCAGAGCGTCAGCGGGGAGAGGCGGCGACACGCTGGCTGCGCGACCGGGTTGAGGGGCAGACCGTTTGGCTGACTAATGTGCGGCCCGGTAAGTATGGCGGCCGCTTCATCGCCGAGGTTCATGACGGTCGGGGCGACTTGGCCACGGCGCTGGTCACGGCCGGCATTGCCGAGCCATGGGATGGCAGAACCAGCACCAAGCCCCAGTTTTGTCAGGTATCGGCCCGCCACTTGGTGGAGTGA
- a CDS encoding GAF domain-containing protein: MAWYPIPSDETERLAALRRYRVLDSEAEQSFDHIVNLASHQFGVPTALITLVDAERQWFKARCGLDATETDRDVSFCTHALMTEEVMVVPDARRDPRFKTNPFVLEGLKIRFYAGAPLIVPEGHAIGTLCIIDELPRPCFSPEDRALLRALADVVVDFLVARGQLLDAQTLAFAAS, translated from the coding sequence ATGGCTTGGTACCCGATCCCCTCGGATGAAACCGAACGCTTGGCCGCGCTTCGCCGTTACCGTGTTTTGGATAGTGAGGCAGAGCAATCCTTCGATCACATCGTCAACCTGGCGAGCCACCAATTCGGTGTGCCCACGGCACTGATCACCCTGGTCGATGCTGAACGGCAGTGGTTTAAGGCGCGCTGTGGTTTGGACGCGACTGAGACTGATCGCGACGTCTCCTTCTGCACCCATGCGCTGATGACTGAGGAGGTGATGGTGGTGCCGGATGCGCGGCGCGACCCACGGTTCAAGACCAACCCCTTTGTCCTGGAGGGGCTAAAGATCCGCTTCTACGCGGGCGCGCCCCTGATTGTGCCCGAGGGGCATGCCATCGGGACCCTCTGCATCATCGATGAACTGCCCCGCCCCTGCTTCAGCCCAGAAGACCGCGCCCTGCTTCGCGCCCTTGCCGATGTGGTCGTCGACTTCCTGGTCGCACGGGGTCAGTTGCTGGACGCACAAACCCTAGCCTTTGCCGCGTCATAG
- the hemN gene encoding oxygen-independent coproporphyrinogen III oxidase — translation MHYAEARVPRYTSYPTAPHFTDAVGPDTYHEWLGALTQQDRLSLYLHIPFCNKLCWYCGCNTNITTDETRVADYADLVTEEIALVYRTLNERARGVGPVGHLHFGGGSPNMLAPADLVSILRCLQLGFDFEAGAEIACELDPRDLTDCFISALAVGGMNRVSLGVQDLNPAIQERINRVQPLSLIEESVNRLRRAGIKAINLDLMYGLPGQEVADVLRTIEQVLPLQPDRLAVFGYAHVPWFKKHQKLLEDPTVEDKGLPGIGERLRQSEAARLAILAAGYVEVGLDHYALPHDPLAEGWSAGERQRNFQGYTSDQSEVLLGFGASSISALPQGYTQHLTHIGDYRKAIQNGQHPIARGVKLXPEDKLRRGIITAIMCEQTVNLAEHCRKAGLDANHFDRLLPSLDHLAEDGLILVSDNCLRLTPTGRRLSRNVAAVFDAYLDPTKDKHAPAA, via the coding sequence ATGCACTATGCCGAAGCCCGGGTGCCGCGCTACACGTCCTATCCGACGGCGCCGCATTTCACCGATGCGGTGGGGCCGGACACCTATCATGAGTGGTTGGGTGCGCTGACCCAACAGGATCGGTTGTCGCTCTACCTGCATATCCCGTTTTGTAACAAGCTGTGCTGGTATTGCGGGTGCAACACCAACATCACCACCGATGAAACCCGGGTCGCCGATTACGCCGATCTGGTGACCGAAGAGATTGCCCTTGTCTACCGCACGCTCAACGAACGTGCCCGGGGGGTGGGGCCGGTGGGCCATCTGCATTTTGGCGGTGGCTCACCGAATATGCTGGCGCCGGCCGACCTTGTCTCAATCCTCCGCTGTTTGCAGCTGGGTTTTGATTTTGAGGCGGGTGCCGAGATTGCCTGTGAGTTGGACCCACGTGATCTAACCGATTGCTTCATCAGCGCCCTTGCCGTGGGTGGGATGAACCGGGTTAGTCTGGGCGTGCAGGATTTGAACCCAGCGATCCAAGAGCGGATCAATCGGGTGCAGCCACTATCCCTGATTGAGGAGTCGGTTAATCGCCTCCGCCGCGCCGGGATTAAAGCGATCAATCTCGATTTGATGTACGGCCTGCCTGGGCAAGAGGTGGCCGATGTCCTGCGCACGATTGAGCAGGTGCTGCCGTTACAGCCCGACCGGTTGGCGGTGTTCGGCTATGCCCATGTGCCGTGGTTCAAGAAGCATCAGAAACTGCTCGAAGACCCAACGGTTGAGGATAAGGGCCTGCCCGGTATCGGCGAACGCTTGAGACAGAGTGAGGCGGCACGGCTCGCCATCCTGGCTGCTGGTTATGTTGAGGTGGGGCTCGATCACTACGCCCTGCCCCATGATCCACTTGCTGAAGGTTGGAGCGCTGGTGAGCGGCAACGGAACTTCCAGGGCTATACCTCCGATCAAAGTGAGGTACTGCTCGGCTTCGGTGCGTCATCGATTAGCGCCCTACCCCAGGGTTACACCCAGCACCTCACCCATATTGGCGACTATCGGAAAGCGATCCAGAATGGCCAGCACCCAATCGCGAGAGGTGTGAAATTGNGCCCAGAGGACAAGCTGCGCCGTGGGATTATCACCGCCATTATGTGTGAGCAGACGGTGAACCTGGCCGAGCATTGCCGCAAGGCGGGCCTCGACGCCAACCACTTTGACCGGCTGCTGCCAAGCCTCGACCATTTGGCAGAGGATGGGCTGATCCTGGTCAGTGATAACTGCTTGCGCCTAACGCCAACCGGCCGCCGGTTAAGCCGGAATGTGGCCGCGGTGTTCGATGCTTATCTTGACCCCACCAAGGATAAGCACGCCCCAGCGGCTTAA